In Paracholeplasma morum, the genomic stretch AAAAACACACACATCTAGTGGAAGAATCCCTTCAAACATGGGCTATAGATATTATGTAGAAAACCTAGTCACGCGAGATGATGAGATTAAGCAAATATTCCCAATGATTGATCAATTGTTTTCAGAGTACGAAAACAATCGAGAATATGCTGTTAAAGAAGCGATTAACCTACTTTCAGAATTAACCAATTACACATCCATGGTTTTAGGACCGAACGATATGTTTGCTAGAATCAAAAAAGTGGATTTTATCCCGTTAACAACATCCGAAGCGGTTGTACTGATTGTAACGGATAAGGGACACGTTCAAAGCGAAACAGTCTCAATTCCTGACCAATTGTCTTTAGATGATTTTAAACGAATCATTGCATCTTTAAATGATTTATTAGAAAACCAATTGGTAAAAGACGCTAAACGTATCTTAAAGAACGCTTACACGGAAGAGAACATTATTGAATACATGGATTACCAAGAACGACTTGTCGATACCTTTGTGAACGCTTTTAAACACATGGCTGATCAAAACGTCTACTTAACAGGCATGGGACAAATGTTACTTCAACCAGAGTTTCAAGATGTCAATCAAATTAAAGAATTGATGTACATGCTTGACCGTAAAGAATTAGTCAAACTCATTGGACATACAAACAAACTATCGATCAAAATCGGACGTGAAGCTTCATTTATGCCAACCGATACGTGCACGATAATCTCAGTGCCGTATTATGTATCTGATGAGGATCAAGGAACCATTGCGATTATTGGACCTACCAGAATGGATTACTCAAAAGTGATACCACTCATGGAGTATGTAGCGAAGAATATCGCGAAATTATATAAAAAATAAAGAGGTGTAATAGTATGGATGACATCAAAAAGGATGTAGAGATTGAAGAGTCAAAAGAAAAAAAGAAAAGTGAGAAAGTAAAATTGAAAGATCAAATAGAAAAACTGATGAAAG encodes the following:
- the hrcA gene encoding heat-inducible transcriptional repressor HrcA, which encodes MLSNRQKLILKAIIEAYVSDGVPVGSKALTDKPYLNFSSATLRYDMAKLEELGFLEKTHTSSGRIPSNMGYRYYVENLVTRDDEIKQIFPMIDQLFSEYENNREYAVKEAINLLSELTNYTSMVLGPNDMFARIKKVDFIPLTTSEAVVLIVTDKGHVQSETVSIPDQLSLDDFKRIIASLNDLLENQLVKDAKRILKNAYTEENIIEYMDYQERLVDTFVNAFKHMADQNVYLTGMGQMLLQPEFQDVNQIKELMYMLDRKELVKLIGHTNKLSIKIGREASFMPTDTCTIISVPYYVSDEDQGTIAIIGPTRMDYSKVIPLMEYVAKNIAKLYKK